One window from the genome of Bdellovibrio sp. NC01 encodes:
- a CDS encoding CCA tRNA nucleotidyltransferase — translation MSQVRTLLHSHPHWAAVQSIYHKLSAQGYKAFLAGGCVRDALLGLEANDLDIATSATPDQIEQLFDKTVNVGKSFGVMRVIVDGADVEVATFRTDMEYKDGRRPEGVIFSSPEEDAQRRDFTINALFFDLATEQVLDFVQGQEDLKKQIIRTVGEAKFRFEEDQLRLLRAARFSAQLDFKIEDKTFQAMTTMATAVTSVSGERIRDEMAKLFKSKNPERGLKVMNECGLMAVLFPFHVKEHQWPRSLYQAGELDTWKAFTLFLAKAPAADLTAALDLLKLSTKERRAIEECLALWSKPNEFFKERLGFKLQALSKAGVLWALQAAKAFAESKVSLLSSDLLSISVVLSMTAHHFVAINELFSLRDSFGENLPKAFLNGEDLKGKLQGEAIGRCLQEAYNLQLERQLTSRDEALKWLQSYQHKGS, via the coding sequence ATGAGCCAAGTACGAACTCTTCTTCATTCACATCCTCATTGGGCCGCGGTGCAGTCAATCTATCACAAGTTGAGTGCGCAAGGCTACAAGGCCTTTTTGGCTGGCGGCTGCGTCCGTGACGCTTTATTGGGTCTAGAGGCCAATGATTTGGATATCGCAACCAGCGCAACCCCGGATCAAATTGAGCAGCTTTTTGATAAGACCGTGAATGTCGGTAAAAGCTTCGGGGTTATGCGGGTGATCGTCGATGGGGCTGATGTTGAAGTCGCAACCTTCCGTACCGACATGGAATATAAAGACGGGCGCAGACCTGAAGGGGTGATTTTTTCTTCTCCGGAAGAGGACGCGCAACGCCGCGATTTCACCATCAATGCGTTGTTTTTTGATTTAGCGACAGAGCAAGTTCTTGATTTCGTACAAGGGCAAGAAGATTTAAAAAAACAAATCATCCGCACAGTCGGTGAAGCGAAATTCCGTTTTGAAGAAGATCAGTTGCGTTTACTTAGAGCGGCACGTTTTTCGGCCCAGCTTGATTTCAAGATTGAAGATAAAACGTTTCAGGCGATGACGACAATGGCTACGGCCGTCACTTCCGTCAGTGGCGAGCGCATCCGTGATGAAATGGCGAAGCTCTTTAAATCAAAAAATCCAGAACGGGGTTTAAAAGTGATGAACGAGTGCGGCTTGATGGCCGTGCTATTTCCATTTCACGTGAAAGAACATCAGTGGCCACGCAGTCTGTATCAGGCCGGGGAGCTTGATACGTGGAAAGCCTTCACTTTGTTTTTAGCGAAAGCGCCAGCGGCAGATTTGACTGCGGCCCTAGATCTTTTAAAACTTTCAACCAAAGAACGTCGCGCCATTGAGGAATGCCTTGCTCTGTGGAGTAAGCCCAATGAATTCTTCAAGGAACGTCTTGGGTTTAAACTTCAAGCGCTTTCTAAGGCGGGAGTCCTGTGGGCCCTGCAGGCGGCAAAAGCTTTTGCGGAATCTAAGGTCAGCCTTCTGTCTTCGGATTTGCTGAGTATTTCGGTGGTCTTGTCGATGACGGCCCACCATTTCGTCGCAATTAACGAGTTATTCTCTCTTCGTGATTCTTTTGGCGAAAATTTGCCAAAAGCCTTCTTGAATGGTGAGGACCTTAAAGGAAAACTTCAAGGCGAAGCGATTGGTCGCTGTTTGCAAGAAGCTTATAATTTACAACTTGAACGACAACTTACAAGTCGGGATGAGGCCTTAAAGTGGCTTCAGTCTTATCAGCACAAAGGTTCTTAA